Proteins co-encoded in one Polynucleobacter sp. MWH-UH19D genomic window:
- the rimO gene encoding 30S ribosomal protein S12 methylthiotransferase RimO: MAGKIGFVSLGCPKALVDSELILTQLSAEGYQTAKDYSGADLVVVNTCGFIDSAVEESLSAIGEALAENGKVIVTGCLGARKNADGTDLIQSIHPKVLAVTGPHATDEVMQAIHLHLPKPHDPFTDLVPPAGVKLTPKHYAYLKISEGCNHRCTFCIIPNLRGDLVSRPIGEVLLEAKRLFESGVKELLVVSQDTSAYGVDIQYRTGFWDGKPVKTRMFDLVDALNQIAREHQAWVRLHYVYPYPHVDDVLPLMAQFSGHGYGVLPYLDIPLQHAHPDVLKRMKRPASGEKNLERILSWRKACPDLVIRSTFITGFPGETDEEFQYLLDFLDEAQIDRAGCFAYSPVDGALANQLENPVPDAIREERRARFMAKAEQISIQRLSKKVGKRIQVLIDRVDESGGIGRSIGDAPEIDGLVRVLPASKPSKRYRAGEIIRATVISSQGHDLIAET, translated from the coding sequence GTGGCTGGAAAAATTGGTTTTGTATCCTTGGGTTGCCCCAAGGCATTAGTTGATTCCGAACTGATTCTGACGCAATTAAGCGCAGAAGGCTATCAAACCGCTAAAGACTACTCTGGCGCAGATCTCGTGGTAGTAAATACATGTGGCTTTATTGACTCTGCGGTCGAGGAGAGCCTCTCTGCAATTGGCGAGGCTTTGGCAGAAAACGGCAAAGTAATTGTCACGGGTTGTCTTGGTGCCAGGAAGAATGCGGATGGTACCGACCTGATACAGAGTATTCATCCTAAGGTTTTAGCAGTCACCGGACCGCATGCTACCGATGAAGTGATGCAAGCAATTCATTTGCACTTGCCTAAGCCGCATGATCCATTTACAGACTTAGTTCCTCCGGCAGGAGTTAAGCTCACCCCCAAGCACTACGCTTACCTCAAAATTTCTGAAGGATGCAACCATCGTTGTACCTTTTGTATTATTCCCAATTTGCGTGGTGACTTGGTATCTCGCCCAATTGGTGAGGTTCTTCTAGAGGCAAAGCGCTTATTTGAATCTGGCGTCAAGGAGTTGCTGGTTGTATCGCAAGATACCAGTGCTTATGGCGTAGATATTCAATACCGCACGGGTTTTTGGGATGGCAAACCAGTTAAAACTAGGATGTTTGATCTAGTTGATGCGTTAAACCAAATCGCACGTGAACATCAGGCATGGGTGAGGTTGCATTATGTCTACCCATATCCTCATGTGGATGATGTTTTGCCCTTGATGGCGCAATTTTCAGGACATGGATATGGTGTATTGCCGTATTTGGATATTCCGTTGCAACATGCGCATCCTGATGTTCTAAAGCGCATGAAGCGACCTGCAAGTGGCGAGAAGAATCTTGAGCGAATTTTGTCATGGCGTAAAGCTTGTCCTGATTTAGTCATACGCAGCACCTTTATTACAGGCTTTCCTGGTGAAACAGATGAAGAGTTTCAGTATTTGCTTGATTTCTTAGATGAAGCGCAAATCGATCGGGCAGGGTGTTTTGCTTATTCTCCAGTCGATGGTGCCTTGGCTAATCAACTGGAAAACCCAGTTCCAGACGCTATTCGGGAAGAGCGAAGAGCTCGATTCATGGCTAAAGCTGAGCAAATATCCATTCAACGCCTGTCCAAAAAGGTCGGTAAGCGTATCCAGGTATTAATAGATCGAGTGGATGAATCAGGCGGTATAGGTCGCAGCATAGGAGATGCCCCTGAAATTGATGGTTTAGTGAGGGTTTTGCCTGCTAGTAAGCCCTCAAAGCGCTATCGAGCTGGTGAAATCATTCGTGCTACGGTGATTAGCTCCCAAGGGCATGACCTAATAGCCGAAACTTGA
- a CDS encoding acetyl-CoA C-acyltransferase family protein → MSRDVVVLSAVRSAIGSFNGSLSGFEPSELGGIVMKEAVARSGVDPTKINYVTVGNTIPTDSRYAYVARVAAIQAGLPMESVAMALNRLCSSGLQAIVTTAQQIMLGDCDYGVGGGVEVMSRGMYGSPAMRSGARMGDTKMLDLMVAVLTDPFGVGHMGVTAENLVEKWKLTREEQDALAVESHRRAANAIKEGRFKSQIVPITIKTRKGDVVFDTDEHCKPDTTMETLGKMKAVFKKEGGSVTAGNASGINDGAAFFVLADAETAKKAGHKPIARLVSYAVAGVPNHIMGEGPIPATKLALERAGLKLDQMDVIESNEAFAAQALAVTKGLGLDPAKTNVNGGAIALGHPIGCSGAAIATKAIHELQRVQGKYALVTMCIGGGQGIATIFERM, encoded by the coding sequence ATGAGTCGTGATGTCGTTGTCTTAAGTGCAGTTCGTTCCGCAATTGGCAGCTTTAATGGTTCTTTGAGTGGTTTTGAGCCTTCCGAGCTTGGTGGAATTGTCATGAAAGAAGCGGTAGCCCGCTCCGGTGTAGACCCCACAAAAATTAATTATGTGACTGTTGGCAACACTATTCCAACAGATAGTCGCTATGCCTATGTAGCTCGTGTAGCTGCCATCCAAGCCGGCTTGCCAATGGAATCCGTTGCAATGGCCTTGAATCGTTTGTGTAGCTCAGGCTTGCAAGCGATTGTGACAACCGCTCAACAGATTATGTTGGGTGATTGTGATTATGGTGTTGGTGGTGGTGTAGAAGTCATGTCTCGCGGTATGTATGGTTCTCCAGCGATGCGTAGCGGTGCTCGTATGGGTGACACAAAGATGCTTGATTTGATGGTGGCTGTTTTGACAGACCCATTTGGTGTTGGTCATATGGGCGTTACTGCAGAGAATCTAGTTGAGAAATGGAAATTGACCCGTGAAGAGCAGGATGCTTTGGCGGTGGAATCTCATCGCCGTGCTGCAAACGCTATTAAAGAGGGTCGCTTTAAGTCTCAGATCGTTCCTATTACGATTAAAACTCGCAAGGGGGATGTCGTATTTGATACGGATGAGCATTGCAAACCTGATACCACAATGGAAACACTGGGCAAAATGAAAGCCGTGTTTAAGAAAGAGGGCGGTTCTGTTACTGCTGGTAATGCATCAGGCATTAATGATGGCGCAGCTTTCTTTGTGCTGGCCGACGCTGAGACCGCTAAGAAGGCGGGTCACAAGCCAATCGCACGCTTAGTTTCTTATGCAGTAGCTGGCGTTCCAAACCACATCATGGGCGAAGGCCCAATTCCTGCTACTAAGCTTGCGCTCGAGCGCGCTGGTTTGAAGCTCGATCAAATGGATGTGATTGAGTCTAATGAAGCATTTGCTGCGCAAGCCTTAGCAGTTACCAAAGGGCTCGGATTAGATCCTGCTAAGACTAACGTTAATGGTGGGGCGATCGCTTTAGGTCACCCAATTGGTTGCTCTGGCGCTGCAATTGCTACTAAGGCAATACATGAACTGCAACGCGTTCAAGGTAAATACGCTTTGGTAACAATGTGTATTGGTGGCGGTCAGGGTATTGCAACTATTTTTGAGCGCATGTAA
- the serB gene encoding phosphoserine phosphatase SerB: MAEHQILVAISRNPIPEKLAFQLKDRASGFGAALHTLGGQITNGTYHSQRWTCSLHLDVRQREELRLICSQDKTDLCFLDANLIPGNIQVLAMDMDSTLINIECIDEIADFTGKKAAVAEITEATMRGEIKDFKESLRRRVALLEGIHADALEAVYRERLRPNPGAVELLAGAQQRGLYTLLVSGGFTFFTEKLRERLGFKQTQANTLEIIDGKLTGRVLGDIVDGLAKSAHLDDACQKLGCTRSNAITMGDGANDLIMMNGSGISVAYQAKPVVKEKADAAFDHVGLDAALLLIS, encoded by the coding sequence ATGGCAGAACACCAAATCCTAGTCGCAATTTCTCGCAATCCTATTCCCGAAAAGCTCGCCTTCCAATTAAAGGATCGAGCCAGTGGATTTGGTGCCGCCCTTCATACACTTGGCGGACAAATTACGAATGGCACCTATCACTCTCAACGCTGGACTTGTAGCCTTCATTTAGATGTGAGACAGCGCGAAGAGTTACGTTTAATTTGCTCTCAAGACAAAACTGATCTTTGCTTTTTAGATGCCAATTTGATACCCGGGAATATTCAAGTTTTGGCAATGGATATGGATTCCACACTCATTAATATTGAGTGCATAGATGAAATTGCGGACTTCACTGGCAAGAAAGCAGCAGTTGCAGAAATTACCGAAGCTACGATGCGAGGCGAGATCAAAGACTTCAAAGAAAGTCTGAGAAGGCGTGTTGCACTACTAGAGGGAATTCATGCAGATGCGCTTGAAGCCGTCTATCGCGAGCGCTTAAGACCCAATCCTGGCGCAGTTGAATTGCTTGCTGGCGCTCAGCAACGTGGCCTTTATACACTTCTTGTATCTGGCGGCTTTACCTTCTTCACAGAAAAACTGCGTGAAAGACTTGGATTTAAACAAACCCAAGCCAATACTCTAGAAATTATTGACGGAAAACTTACCGGTAGAGTTCTGGGCGACATTGTTGATGGCCTTGCGAAGTCTGCTCACCTTGATGATGCCTGCCAAAAATTAGGCTGCACTAGATCAAACGCCATCACAATGGGCGATGGTGCAAATGATCTCATCATGATGAATGGCTCTGGCATCAGTGTTGCCTATCAAGCCAAGCCAGTAGTTAAAGAAAAAGCCGACGCGGCTTTTGACCACGTCGGCTTGGATGCTGCTCTTCTGTTGATCAGCTAA
- the mfd gene encoding transcription-repair coupling factor, producing the protein MSDALNLAPPVPAPRAGQRFTFSGLVGSADAALIAHSAIRYRNDYSVMVVFCAQAQEAQRLVEEIPEFAPQLKVRLLPDWEILPYDHFSPHQDLISERLATLYELLNGSCDIVLVPVSTALQRLGPPQFLSGHTFFFRQKDKLNEAALKLQLQQAGYDPVSAVMRPGEYSIRGGLIDLFPMGSSLPYRLDLFDDEIEQIRAFDPDTQRSLYPVKEVRILPGHEFPFDDEARTAFRGRWREVFEGDPSRCAIYKDANLGIPSAGIESYLPLFFAEQSTLFDYFPRSGDPVWLVNIGDLEQSIRSFWKDTQSRYDFLKHDLDRPILQPNQLFLDVDEFFSNAKPYARLVLESDLDSKNDSKSFHAAPDVAVHRRDHDPISRLRNIVSQKRLRVLICSDSAGRKESIRQLLDESNGVAGQDGTPLYPLQPENFDGIADFVKSDSLFGLVTAPLFNGFLWTSENLLVLTEAELFTSTARQRRKGKAGENADPDMLFKDLSELKIGDPVVHSEHGIGRYQGLVLLNLASSKEAPIFEEFLHLQYAGDATLYVPVQQLQMVTRYAGSDPDSAPLHQLGSGQWDKAKRKAAQQIRDTAAELLGLYAARAIRKGHAFEFSAHDYAAFAESFGFEETPDQANAIAAVIGDMTSGTPMDRLVCGDVGFGKTEVALRASFVAVMGGKQVAILAPTTLLAEQHVTTWKDRFADWPVKIVELSRFKTAKEINAALEAIAKGEADIIIGTHKLLSKETQFANLGLVIVDEEHRFGVRQKDALKALRAEVDILTLTATPIPRTLGMAMEGLREFSIIATAPQKRLAIKTFVRREGDGVIREAVLREIKRGGQVYFLHNEVETIENRKHALQELIPEARISVAHGQMHERELEAVMREFVTQRTNILLCTTIIETGIDVPTANTIIMHRADKFGLAQLHQLRGRVGRSHHQAYAYLLVPDPEALSKQAQLRLNAIQAMEELGSGFYLAMHDLEIRGAGEVLGDKQSGEIHEIGFQLYTEMLNRAVKSLRSGKEPDLLSPLQATTDVNLGVPALLPEDYCPDVHERLSLYKRFANCNDFSDLMGLREELVDRFGDLPDQAKSFYETHRLRLEMQGFGIKKIDASPLTIQIQFIPNPPIDSMKIIQLIQSSKHIQLNGQDKLKVTPQKERDFEKLEQRLEAIRQVLRRLNDSAVLSAAKVS; encoded by the coding sequence ATGTCTGATGCATTAAATCTAGCACCCCCCGTACCCGCTCCGCGGGCTGGGCAGCGCTTTACCTTTTCAGGGCTCGTAGGCTCTGCTGATGCCGCTCTGATTGCCCATTCAGCGATACGCTATCGAAATGATTACTCTGTCATGGTCGTTTTTTGTGCCCAAGCACAAGAGGCGCAAAGGCTGGTCGAAGAAATTCCCGAATTCGCCCCGCAACTTAAAGTCCGCCTTTTACCAGACTGGGAAATTCTTCCTTACGATCATTTTTCACCCCATCAAGATCTAATATCCGAACGTCTAGCCACCTTATATGAACTTCTCAATGGAAGCTGTGACATAGTCTTGGTGCCTGTAAGCACAGCTCTACAACGATTAGGCCCACCTCAGTTTCTCTCTGGGCATACGTTCTTTTTTAGACAAAAGGACAAACTCAATGAAGCCGCATTAAAACTCCAGCTGCAGCAAGCTGGTTACGACCCAGTTAGCGCAGTGATGCGTCCTGGTGAATACAGTATTCGCGGCGGATTAATTGATTTATTTCCAATGGGCTCTAGTCTTCCATACAGACTAGATTTGTTTGATGATGAAATCGAACAAATTCGGGCATTCGATCCAGATACACAACGTAGCCTCTACCCCGTTAAAGAAGTCCGCATTCTTCCTGGACATGAATTTCCCTTTGATGATGAAGCGCGCACCGCTTTTAGAGGTCGATGGAGAGAAGTATTTGAAGGCGATCCTAGCCGATGCGCAATATACAAGGATGCAAATCTTGGGATTCCTAGTGCTGGTATTGAATCCTATTTGCCCCTTTTCTTCGCTGAACAATCCACTCTCTTTGACTACTTCCCAAGATCCGGTGACCCCGTATGGCTTGTGAATATTGGCGATCTTGAACAATCAATACGTAGCTTTTGGAAAGACACTCAATCACGGTATGACTTTCTAAAGCACGACCTTGATCGACCGATTCTTCAGCCTAATCAATTATTTTTAGATGTTGATGAATTCTTTTCCAATGCAAAGCCCTATGCGCGCTTGGTATTGGAAAGTGATTTAGATAGCAAAAATGATTCTAAAAGTTTTCATGCTGCACCAGATGTTGCCGTGCATCGACGTGACCATGACCCGATTTCCCGTTTACGCAATATCGTCTCCCAAAAGAGACTTCGAGTTTTAATTTGCAGCGATAGTGCTGGGCGTAAGGAATCGATTCGACAACTATTAGATGAGAGCAATGGTGTTGCGGGACAGGATGGCACACCACTATATCCACTGCAGCCTGAAAATTTTGATGGCATTGCTGACTTTGTTAAGAGTGATTCTCTCTTTGGCCTAGTAACTGCCCCTCTTTTCAATGGTTTTCTATGGACTTCAGAGAATTTATTAGTTTTAACTGAAGCCGAGCTCTTTACTTCCACCGCAAGACAGAGGCGCAAGGGTAAAGCCGGGGAGAATGCCGATCCAGATATGCTCTTCAAGGACTTATCTGAGCTCAAAATTGGAGATCCAGTTGTTCATTCTGAGCATGGCATAGGACGATACCAAGGATTGGTCTTACTAAATCTTGCAAGCTCCAAAGAAGCTCCAATATTTGAGGAGTTTTTACATCTGCAATATGCGGGTGATGCAACTTTGTATGTTCCGGTTCAACAACTGCAAATGGTAACTCGCTATGCGGGATCGGACCCCGATTCTGCGCCGTTACATCAACTGGGTTCTGGGCAATGGGATAAAGCAAAGCGCAAGGCTGCACAACAAATTCGCGATACCGCTGCAGAGCTACTTGGGCTTTATGCAGCGCGAGCAATCCGCAAGGGTCATGCATTTGAATTTTCTGCACACGACTATGCAGCTTTTGCAGAAAGTTTTGGCTTTGAGGAAACCCCAGACCAAGCCAATGCTATAGCTGCGGTGATAGGTGACATGACAAGTGGTACACCCATGGATCGCCTAGTGTGTGGTGATGTCGGATTCGGTAAGACTGAAGTTGCATTACGTGCCAGTTTCGTAGCGGTGATGGGTGGCAAGCAGGTAGCTATTCTTGCTCCCACCACTTTGCTTGCCGAACAGCATGTCACAACCTGGAAAGACCGCTTTGCAGACTGGCCCGTCAAAATTGTTGAACTGTCTCGCTTTAAAACCGCTAAAGAAATTAACGCTGCATTAGAAGCCATTGCTAAAGGGGAAGCAGATATCATTATTGGCACCCACAAATTGCTCTCCAAAGAAACGCAATTTGCCAATCTAGGATTAGTAATCGTCGATGAAGAGCATCGGTTTGGAGTAAGGCAAAAGGACGCATTAAAAGCATTACGTGCCGAAGTTGATATTCTCACTCTAACCGCTACCCCCATTCCAAGAACTCTGGGCATGGCAATGGAAGGTCTACGCGAATTTTCTATCATTGCCACAGCTCCACAAAAGCGACTTGCCATTAAGACCTTTGTGCGGCGAGAAGGTGACGGCGTTATACGCGAGGCAGTACTGCGTGAAATTAAACGTGGCGGCCAAGTTTATTTTTTGCATAACGAAGTTGAGACAATTGAAAATCGTAAACACGCTTTGCAAGAACTCATTCCAGAGGCTCGAATTAGCGTGGCTCATGGGCAAATGCATGAACGCGAATTAGAAGCTGTCATGCGTGAATTTGTTACGCAACGCACCAATATATTGTTATGCACGACAATTATTGAAACTGGCATTGATGTGCCTACTGCCAACACCATCATCATGCATCGTGCCGATAAATTTGGTTTGGCACAGCTTCATCAATTACGTGGCCGTGTTGGACGATCCCATCACCAGGCCTACGCATACTTGCTGGTCCCAGATCCTGAGGCCTTAAGCAAACAGGCCCAATTACGCTTAAATGCGATTCAAGCAATGGAAGAATTGGGCTCTGGCTTCTATTTGGCCATGCATGATCTAGAAATTCGGGGGGCTGGTGAAGTGCTGGGCGATAAACAGTCGGGAGAAATTCATGAAATTGGATTTCAGCTTTATACAGAAATGCTTAATCGTGCGGTCAAATCATTAAGAAGCGGCAAAGAGCCTGATTTGCTTTCGCCTCTGCAAGCCACAACTGATGTTAATTTAGGTGTGCCAGCTCTACTTCCCGAGGACTACTGTCCCGATGTACATGAACGACTCTCTTTGTATAAGCGTTTTGCTAATTGCAATGATTTTTCTGATTTAATGGGATTGCGTGAGGAACTTGTTGACCGCTTTGGAGATTTACCTGACCAAGCTAAATCTTTTTATGAGACCCATCGCTTAAGACTAGAAATGCAAGGATTTGGCATTAAGAAAATTGATGCTAGTCCGCTCACCATTCAGATTCAATTCATCCCCAACCCACCAATTGACTCAATGAAAATCATTCAGCTGATTCAGTCGTCCAAACACATCCAATTAAATGGTCAGGATAAGCTGAAGGTTACCCCTCAGAAAGAGCGTGATTTTGAGAAACTTGAACAGCGCCTTGAGGCAATACGACAAGTTCTTCGGCGTTTAAATGATTCAGCCGTATTAAGCGCAGCCAAAGTGAGCTAG
- the ispD gene encoding 2-C-methyl-D-erythritol 4-phosphate cytidylyltransferase: MSLANQPPNPINRCHAVLPTAGTGSRLGGELPKQFQQLAGKPMLAYALSAFAQVPQIESIWVGVSSSFIDHPILKDFSNLGKPIHFLPTGGPTRQETVRNTLAALMTAGVGEEDWVLVHDAARPGITSALIEKLIRTVHGSSSGGLLAMPLADTLKQADLNSTIAGNPPHSMKTIPRDHLWQAQTPQMFGLKKLHAALEEAIRQEFDVTDEASAMELAGEKPLLVEGATRNLKVTHPADWELMQLLLG, encoded by the coding sequence ATGAGCCTCGCAAACCAACCGCCTAACCCCATTAATCGCTGTCATGCGGTATTGCCAACTGCGGGTACTGGCTCTCGATTAGGCGGGGAGTTGCCTAAGCAATTTCAGCAGTTGGCCGGCAAGCCAATGCTGGCATATGCATTAAGTGCTTTTGCTCAAGTGCCTCAGATTGAATCTATTTGGGTTGGCGTTTCATCAAGTTTTATTGATCATCCCATCTTGAAAGACTTTTCCAATTTGGGTAAACCTATTCACTTTCTACCAACTGGCGGACCCACTAGACAAGAAACTGTACGAAATACCTTGGCAGCTTTAATGACTGCGGGCGTAGGCGAGGAAGATTGGGTACTGGTACATGACGCTGCTAGGCCAGGCATCACTTCAGCACTAATAGAAAAATTGATTCGAACTGTTCATGGTTCCAGTTCGGGTGGTCTACTAGCTATGCCTTTAGCTGACACACTCAAGCAGGCTGATTTGAATTCGACGATTGCTGGAAATCCGCCTCACTCAATGAAAACCATTCCACGCGATCATCTTTGGCAGGCTCAAACTCCGCAGATGTTTGGCTTGAAAAAACTTCACGCTGCATTAGAGGAGGCCATTCGTCAGGAGTTTGATGTTACGGATGAGGCAAGTGCTATGGAATTGGCTGGAGAGAAGCCCTTATTGGTTGAGGGCGCAACTCGAAACCTTAAAGTGACTCATCCTGCAGATTGGGAACTCATGCAACTCTTATTGGGCTAA
- the ispF gene encoding 2-C-methyl-D-erythritol 2,4-cyclodiphosphate synthase, translating into MTQSNIHIPQFRIGQGYDIHALVSDRKFILGGVHIPYEKGLLGHSDADVLLHALTDALLGAAGLNDIGQMFPDNDPQFKDMDSRILLRAALQKVQAVGFQVGNVDATIICQKPKLAGYLPEMVRNIAADLAVTPSHINLKAKTNESLGHLGRGEGIAVHAVALLFKA; encoded by the coding sequence ATGACTCAATCAAATATTCACATTCCCCAATTCCGAATTGGCCAGGGCTATGACATTCATGCCTTGGTCTCCGATCGTAAGTTCATTTTGGGTGGCGTTCATATTCCTTATGAAAAGGGTTTACTTGGCCATTCTGATGCAGATGTTTTGTTGCATGCCTTGACGGACGCTTTGTTGGGTGCAGCGGGTCTTAACGACATTGGTCAAATGTTTCCAGACAATGACCCTCAATTTAAGGATATGGATAGCCGAATTCTCCTAAGAGCAGCTTTGCAAAAGGTCCAGGCAGTTGGCTTCCAGGTGGGTAACGTGGATGCCACCATCATTTGTCAGAAACCTAAATTGGCTGGATATTTGCCTGAAATGGTTCGAAATATTGCCGCTGATTTAGCTGTTACCCCCAGTCATATCAACCTAAAGGCTAAAACCAATGAATCCCTAGGTCATTTAGGGCGGGGTGAGGGCATAGCAGTTCATGCAGTTGCTTTGCTCTTTAAGGCCTAA
- the tig gene encoding trigger factor: MAVQIENLGSLDRKMTLEFARADLAKAREARLAKVGKTMKMAGFRPGKVPKNMVEKQYGMQVDFELQFDKASELFFEHSKNEGIALAGQPRLEPKSELDADTIVFDAYFEVLPEVKIGDFSKAEVTKYTTEIGDAEIDRALDVLRKQQVHYHPRGEAGPHGDGGANTTAQNRDQVVIDFVGKIDGVEFAGGKAENFEYVLGEGRMLPEFEAATLGLKAGESKSFPLSFPADYHGKDVAGKTAEFTITVKSVNWAHLPAVDDAFALSLGVTEGGVAKMREEVKQNLDREVKRRITSLLKNEVMDKLNELCELDVPKSLVSSEQDRLVEGARQDLIQRGVPNAKDAPIPPEIFAEQALKRVRLGLILGDLVKLNKLAATADQIKAEIDEQAATYEDPKEVVRWFYSNPGRLKDIENLVLEDNVIKHFTSLAKVNEKAISFEELSKLN; this comes from the coding sequence ATGGCTGTGCAGATAGAAAATTTAGGTTCTTTAGACCGCAAGATGACTTTAGAGTTTGCTCGTGCTGATTTAGCAAAAGCACGCGAAGCGCGTCTGGCAAAAGTAGGTAAGACCATGAAAATGGCGGGCTTTCGTCCAGGAAAAGTTCCTAAGAACATGGTGGAAAAGCAGTACGGCATGCAAGTCGATTTTGAGTTGCAATTTGATAAGGCATCTGAACTCTTTTTTGAGCACAGCAAAAATGAGGGCATTGCTCTTGCTGGCCAGCCACGTCTTGAACCGAAAAGCGAATTAGATGCAGACACGATTGTGTTCGATGCTTATTTCGAGGTATTACCTGAGGTAAAGATTGGTGACTTCAGCAAAGCCGAAGTCACAAAGTACACAACAGAAATTGGCGATGCTGAGATTGACCGCGCACTTGATGTATTGCGCAAACAGCAAGTTCATTATCATCCGCGTGGCGAGGCTGGACCTCATGGCGATGGTGGCGCAAATACTACCGCACAGAATCGCGACCAAGTTGTAATTGATTTTGTTGGCAAAATTGATGGCGTCGAGTTTGCTGGCGGTAAGGCGGAAAATTTTGAATATGTATTAGGCGAAGGGCGCATGCTCCCTGAATTTGAGGCGGCTACTTTGGGCTTAAAGGCCGGAGAGAGTAAGTCATTCCCACTCAGCTTCCCTGCCGACTATCACGGCAAAGATGTTGCGGGCAAAACAGCCGAGTTCACGATTACCGTCAAATCTGTTAACTGGGCACATTTACCAGCAGTTGACGATGCATTTGCACTTTCATTAGGCGTTACCGAAGGTGGTGTTGCTAAGATGCGCGAAGAAGTAAAACAAAATCTTGATCGTGAAGTCAAACGCCGCATCACTTCTTTGTTAAAAAATGAAGTGATGGATAAGTTAAACGAACTATGTGAATTAGACGTGCCAAAGTCATTGGTTTCTTCTGAGCAAGATCGTTTGGTTGAAGGCGCCCGTCAAGATCTTATTCAACGTGGCGTCCCAAATGCAAAAGATGCTCCAATTCCTCCGGAGATTTTTGCTGAGCAAGCGCTAAAACGTGTTCGCCTAGGATTAATCTTGGGTGATTTAGTGAAGCTAAATAAATTAGCTGCTACAGCCGATCAAATTAAGGCTGAAATTGATGAGCAAGCTGCAACCTATGAAGATCCAAAGGAAGTGGTCCGCTGGTTCTACAGCAACCCAGGTCGCTTAAAAGATATTGAAAACTTGGTGCTAGAAGATAACGTTATTAAGCATTTCACATCTCTAGCTAAGGTAAATGAAAAAGCAATTAGCTTTGAAGAGTTAAGCAAGCTAAACTAA
- the clpP gene encoding ATP-dependent Clp endopeptidase proteolytic subunit ClpP, with the protein MNQSHLQAENLEPKGLGLVPMVIETSGRGERAYDIYSRLLRERVVFLVGEVNDQTANLVIAQLLFLESENPDKDISLYINSPGGSVSAGLAIYDTMQFIKPHVSTLCMGMAASMGAFLLCAGEKGKRFALPNSRVMIHQPLGGARGQASDIEIQAREILYLRERLNKILADRTGQSIETIAKDTDRDNFMSAEQAREYGLIDTVIEKRP; encoded by the coding sequence ATGAATCAGAGCCATTTGCAAGCTGAAAATCTAGAGCCAAAAGGTTTGGGCTTGGTTCCGATGGTGATTGAGACCTCTGGTCGAGGTGAGCGAGCTTATGACATTTACTCACGTCTTCTGCGTGAGCGTGTCGTATTCTTGGTTGGTGAAGTTAATGATCAAACCGCCAATCTTGTGATTGCGCAGTTATTGTTCCTGGAGAGTGAAAATCCGGACAAGGATATCTCTTTGTATATTAATTCTCCAGGCGGTTCTGTATCTGCTGGCCTGGCAATTTATGACACCATGCAATTTATCAAGCCACACGTTAGTACTTTGTGTATGGGCATGGCTGCTAGCATGGGTGCATTTTTGCTTTGCGCAGGTGAAAAAGGTAAACGTTTTGCCTTACCCAATTCTCGCGTAATGATTCATCAGCCTCTCGGTGGTGCTCGCGGTCAAGCTTCAGATATCGAAATTCAAGCTCGTGAGATTCTGTATTTGCGTGAACGTTTGAATAAGATTTTGGCTGATCGCACTGGTCAATCCATTGAAACGATTGCTAAAGATACAGATCGTGATAACTTTATGTCTGCGGAACAAGCCCGCGAGTATGGCTTGATCGATACGGTTATCGAAAAGCGTCCTTAA